The Corvus hawaiiensis isolate bCorHaw1 chromosome 10, bCorHaw1.pri.cur, whole genome shotgun sequence genome includes a window with the following:
- the SLC12A9 gene encoding solute carrier family 12 member 9: MASSERSALLTYRLCGGSAEEERGRERGRAAAAPRKLPTFLGVVVPTLLSMFSVVLFLRLGFVVGHAGLYQALAMFAVAYFIIGMTVLSVCAIATNGALDAGGAYYMISRALGPEFGGSIGIMFFLANVCGSALYVLGLVEAVVDSFGIPPGQEAGTGVHVLPQSYWYELLYGTVLLALCLLVCLVGASIYAKATFLIFLIVAAVLGTILVSFFATRPLKVPIHLPHFNGTETDNGFFTGFSLDTLRDNLGGGYGVDYTTGQMMSFSSVFAVMFNGCTGIMAGSNMSGDLKRPSYSIPRGTISAVLFTYLVYNLLAFLMCATCNRILLQKDYGFLRDISIFPPLVTVGIYAATLSAAMSNLIGASRILYALARDDLFGRALALAKKTSASGNPVMAVIISWLVVQVVLFSGKLNTIASVVTTFFLLVYATVNLACLALEWASAPNFRPTFRYFTWHTCLLGIAGCCVMMFLISPVSASASLGFLLLLLLALHYLSPSSTWGYISQALIFHQVRKYLLMLDVRKDHVKFWRPQMLLMVQNPRGSARLIDFVNDLKKSGLYVLGHVELQDLDMLPSDPLQPQQDSWLSLVDKLNVKAFVSLTLAPSVRHGVRQLLFTSGLGGMRPNTLVLGFYDDEAPQDGLAQHPAFTSAREEVPLGFPPLRTPTTAKLLSAREYVGIVADALKMLRNVLLARQLESLDKAWELRRAASPPPTIHVWPVNLLRPDSARYADTCSLFLLQMACVLNMARAWRRARLRLFLCVEAGTMPHAQEEKLRQLLKDLRIQAQIQLVPWDSITRLHWQTCRGPPGGPAEEEEEEEGVVNFPTNTTQVSDEYVCAANKLVLEQSPAPAVRFLYLPRPPADTSLYPLYLHQLELLTRGLGPTVLVHGVSAVTSTQL; the protein is encoded by the exons atggcGAGCTCGGAGCGGAGCGCGCTGCTCACGTACCGCCTGTGCGGCGGCTCGGCCGAggaggagcggggccgggagcgcggccgggccgccgccgccccccgcaaGCTGCCCACATTCCTGGGCGTTGTGGTGCCCACGCTGCTCTCCATGTTTAGCGTCGTCCTCTTCCTGCGCCTCG GGTTCGTGGTGGGTCATGCTGGGTTGTACCAGGCCCTGGCTATGTTCGCAGTGGCATATTTCATCATTGGCATGACGGTGCTGTCCGTGTGTGCCATTGCCACCAACGGGGCACTGGATGCCGGAGGAGCTTACT ATATGATAAGCCGTGCCTTGGGCCCAGAGTTTGGGGGCAGCATCGGGATCATGTTTTTTCTGGCCAATGTGTGTGGCAGTGCCCTTTAcgtgctggggctggtggaggCAGTGGTGGACAGCTTTGGAATCCCACCTG GGCAAGAAGCAGGCACAGGCGTCCACGTCCTGCCCCAGAGCTACTGGTACGAGCTGCTCTACGGCACCGTGCTGCTAGCGCTCTGCCTCCTCGTGTGCCTCGTGGGCGCCTCCATCTACGCCAAGGCCaccttcctcatcttcctcatcgTCGCAGCTGTCCTGGGCACCATCCTTGTCAGCTTCTTCGCCACACGGCCCCTGAAAGTGCCCATCCACTTGCCCCACTTCAACGGCACTGAGACCGATAACGGCTTCTTCACCGGCTTCTCCCTTGACACCCTGCGAGACAACTTGGGTG GTGGGTATGGGGTGGACTACACCACCGGGCAGATGATGAGCTTCAGCTCCGTCTTCGCAGTGATGTTCAATGGCTGCACTGGCATCATGGCAGGCTCCAACATGTCAG gGGACCTGAAGCGCCCGAGCTACTCCATCCCGCGGGGCAccatctctgctgtgctcttcACCTACCTCGTCTACAACCTGCTGGCTTTCCTCATGTGTGCCACCTGCAACAG GATCCTCCTGCAGAAGGACTATGGTTTCTTGCGTGATATCAGTATCTTCCCACCGCTGGTAACCGTGGGTATCTACGCTGCCACCCTCTCTGCAGCCATGAGCAACCTCATTGGGGCATCCCGCATCCTGTATGCTCTGGCCCGGGATGATCTCTTTG GCCGGGCACTGGCACTGGCCAAGAAGACATCTGCCAGTGGGAACCCAGTGATGGCAGTGATCATCTCCTGGCTGGTGGTGCAG GTTGTGCTCTTTTCTGGGAAGCTCAACACCATTGCAAGTGTCGTGACCACCTTCTTCCTCCTGGTTTATGCCACTGTCAATCTGGCCTGCCTGGCACTGGAATGGGCCTCAGCCCCCAATTTCAG gcccaCTTTCCGGTACTTCACTTGGCACACGTGCCTGCTGGGCATCGCAGGCTGCTGCGTCATGATGTTCCTCATCAGCCCCGTGTCAGCCTCGGCGAGCCTGggcttcctgctcctcctcctccttgccctTCACTACCTCTCACCCAGTAGCACCTGGGGCTACATCAGCCAGGCCCTCATCTTTCATCAG GTGCGGAAGTACCTGCTGATGCTGGATGTGCGGAAGGACCATGTCAAGTTCTGGCGCCCGCAGATGCTGCTGATGGTGCAGAACCCACGAGGCAGCGCCCGCCTCATCGACTTTGTCAACGACCTCAAGAAGAGCGGCCTCTACGTCCTGGGCCACGTGGAGCTGCAGGACTTGG ACATGCTGCCCTCAGACCCGCTTCAGCCCCAGCAGGACTCGTGGCTGAGCTTGGTGGACAAACTGAATGTCAAGGCCTTTGTCAGCCTCACCCTTGCGCCCTCAGTGCGGCACGGTGTCCGGCAGCTCCTCTTCACCTCTGGCCTTG GCGGGATGCGTCCCAACACCCTGGTGCTGGGCTTCTACGATGATGAGGCACCGCAGGATGGTCTAGCCCAGCACCCCGCCTTCACCAGCGCCCGCGAAGAGGTCCCCCTGGGCTTCCCCCCGCTGCGGACGCCCACCACCGCCAAGCTGCTGTCAGCGCGGGAGTATGTGGGCATCGTGGCTGATGCCCTGAAGATGCTCCGCAATGTCCTGCTGGCCCGGCAGCTGGAGAGCCTGGACAAGGCCTGGGAGCTGCGGCGGGCCGCCAGCCCCCCGCCCACCATCCACGTCTGGCCCGTCAACCTGCTGCGGCCTGACAGCGCCCGCTACGCTGacacctgcagcctgttcctgctgcagatgGCCTGTGTCCTCAACATGGCGCGGGCCTGGCGCCGGGCCCGCCTGCGCCTCTTCCTCTGTGTGGAGGCGGGCACCATGCCCCATGCCCAGGAGGAGAAGCTCCGCCAGCTCCTCAAGGACTTGCGCATCCAGGCCCAGATCCAGCTGGTGCCCTGGGATTCCATAACCCGCCTGCACTGGCAAACCTGCCGGGGACCCCCAGGAGGgccagctgaggaggaggaagaggaggaaggggtTGTGAACTTCCCGACCAACACTACCCAAGTGTCAGATGAGTACGTGTGTGCCGCCAACAAACTGGTCCTGGAGCAGAGCCCCGCGCCAGCTGTGCGCTTCCTGTACCTGCCACGGCCGCCGGCCGACACCAGCCTCTACCCGCTTTACCTGcaccagctggagctgctcaccCGTGGGCTGGGCCCCACCGTGCTGGTGCACGGGGTGAGTGCCGTCACCAGCACCCAGCTCTAG
- the ECEL1 gene encoding endothelin-converting enzyme-like 1 isoform X1, with amino-acid sequence MEKTYSLTAHYDEFQEVKYVSKYQSGTLPNSFALQLGAGAKKRRGGLPRWSRREVCLLSGLVFAAGLCVILTCMLVLKYLAAEGDSYCLEGCQEKKAFLRASRFLSANMDATIDPCQDFYSFACGGWLRRHGIPEDKLVYGTIGAIAEQNEAKLRALLSRPVRRRARASAERKVKEFFRSCLDRAEIDRLGPRPMLEVIGECGGWDAPPDRRDINELLYKTQGVYSAAVLFSLTVSLDERNTSRYVIRIDQDGLTLPERTLYLGQDEESEKILAAYRLFMERLLTLLGAEHVEQKAQEILQLEQHLANITVSEYDDVRRDVGSMYHKVTLAELQRITPTCLPWQLKWKRLLDRIFHDNFSEEEEVVLLATDYMHKVSNLIRVTPSRILHNYMLWRIVVVLSEHLSTPFRDAIHELSKEMEGNEKQLEPGKICLSQANKHFGMALGALFVEEHFSSASKAKVQQLVEDIKYILDQRLDELDWMDEETRRAARAKLRYMMVMIGYPDFLLKPEAIDKEYEFEVDEKTYFKNILNSIAFSIRLSVKKIRQEVDKSAWLLPPQALNAYYLPNKNQMVFPAGILQPTLYDPEFPQSLNYGGIGTIIGHELTHGYDDWGGQYDRHGNLVHWWTERSYSKFLKKAQCIVNLYDNFTVYNQRVNGKHTLGENIADMGGLKLAYYAYQKWVREHGPEHPLHHMKYTHDQLFFIAFAQNWCIKRRSQSIYLQVLTDKHAPEHYRVLGSVSQFEEFGRVFHCPKNSPMNPVHKCSVW; translated from the exons ATGGAGAAGACCTACTCGCTGACAGCACACTATGATGAGTTTCAGGAGGTGAAGTACGTGAGCAAGTACCAGAGCGGGACCCTGCCCAACAGCTTTGCCCTCCAGCTGGGCGCGGGGGCCAAGAAGCGCCGTGGGGGGCTGCCGCGCTGGAGCCGCCGGGAGGTCTGTCTGCTCTCAGGGCTGGTCTTTGCTGCGGGGCTCTGCGTCATCTTGACGTGCATGTTGGTCCTCAAGTACCTGGCGGCCGAAGGGGACAGCTACTGCCTGGAGGGGTGCCAGGAGAAGAAGGCCTTCCTGCGGGCATCCCGCTTCCTAAGCGCCAACATGGATGCTACCATCGACCCTTGCCAGGACTTCTACTCCTTCGCCTGTGGCGGCTGGCTCCGGCGGCACGGCATCCCTGAGGACAAGCTGGTGTACGGCACCATCGGGGCCATCGCCGAGCAGAATGAGGCCAAGCTGCGGGCGCTGCTGAGCCGGCCCGTGCGGCGCCGAGCCCGTGCCTCGGCAGAGAGGAAGGTCAAGGAGTTTTTCCGCTCATGCCTGGACCGGGCTGAGATCGACCGGCTCGGCCCCCGGCCCATGCTGGAGGTCATCGGGGAGTGCGGTGGCTGGGATGCTCCTCCGGACCGCAGGGACATCAATGAGCTGCTCTACAAGACACAGGGGGTCTACAGTGCTGCCGTGCTCTTCTCCCTCACTGTCAGCCTGGACGAGAGGAACACTTCCCGCTACGTCATCCGG ATCGACCAGGACGGGCTGACCCTGCCCGAACGGACCCTCTACCTGGGGCAGGATGAGGAAAGCGAGAAG ATCTTGGCCGCATACCGACTGTTCATGGAGCGACTGCTCACCCTCCTGGGGGCTGAGCACGTGGAGCAGAAAGCCCAGGagatcctgcagctggagcagcacctcGCCAAT ATCACGGTGTCCGAGTACGACGACGTGCGGAGGGACGTTGGCAGTATGTACCACAAAGTGACCCTGGCCGAGCTGCAGCGCATCACTCCCACG tgcctgccctggcagctcaAGTGGAAGCGCTTGCTGGACCGCATCTTCCATGACAACTTctcggaggaggaggaggtggtgctGCTGGCCACCGACTACATGCACAAGGTGTCCAACCTCATCCGTGTGACACCCAGCAG gaTCCTTCACAACTACATGCTGTGGCGCATTGTGGTGGTGCTGAGCGAGCACCTCTCCACCCCCTTCCGTGATGCCATCCACGAGCTCTCCAAGGAGATGGAGGGCAACGAGAAGCAGCTCGAGCCGGGTAAGATCTGCCTGAGCCAGGCCAACAAGCACTTCGGCATGGCCCTGGGAGCTCTCTTCGTTGAGGAGCACTTCTCCTCTGCCAGCAAAGCCAAG GTGCAGCAGCTGGTGGAGGACATCAAATACATCCTTGACCAGCGCCTGGATGAGCTGGACTGGATGGATGAGGAGACACGGAGAGCAGCCAGGGCCAAG CTCCGGTATATGATGGTGATGATTGGGTACCCTGATTTCCTCCTGAAGCCAGAGGCCATCGACAAGGAATATGAG tTTGAGGTGGATGAGAAGACCTACTTCAAGAACATCCTCAACAGCATTGCCTTCAGCATCAGGCTCTCGGTGAAGAAGATCCGGCAGGAGGTGGACAAGTCTGC gtggctgctgcctccccagGCACTGAACGCCTACTACCTGCCCAACAAGAACCAGATGG TGTTCCCTGCTGGCATCCTGCAGCCCACCCTCTACGACCCTGAGTTCCCGCA GTCGCTGAACTATGGTGGGATTGGCACCATCATCGGGCACGAGCTGACCCACGGCTACGATGACTGGG GGGGACAGTACGACCGGCACGGGAACCTGGTGCACTGGTGGACAGAGCGGTCGTACAGCAAGTTCCTGAAGAAGGCGCAGTGCATCGTCAACCTCTATGACAACTTCACCGTCTACAACCAGAGG GTGAATGGCAAACACACCCTGGGGGAGAACATTGCTGACATGGGGGGACTCAAGCTCGCCTACTAC GCCTACCAGAAGTGGGTGCGGGAGCACGGCCCTGAGCACCCCCTGCACCACATGAAATACACACACGACCAGCTCTTCTTCATTGCCTTTGCCCAG AACTGGTGCATCAAGCGGCGATCCCAGTCCATCTACCTGCAGGTGCTGACAGACAAGCACGCCCCGGAGCACTACAG GGTCTTGGGCAGTGTCTCACAGTTTGAGGAGTTTGGACGGGTTTTCCACTGCCCCAAGAACTCGCCCATGAACCCGGTGCACAAGTGTTCAGTGTGGTGA
- the ECEL1 gene encoding endothelin-converting enzyme-like 1 isoform X2, whose protein sequence is MEKTYSLTAHYDEFQEVKYVSKYQSGTLPNSFALQLGAGAKKRRGGLPRWSRREVCLLSGLVFAAGLCVILTCMLVLKYLAAEGDSYCLEGCQEKKAFLRASRFLSANMDATIDPCQDFYSFACGGWLRRHGIPEDKLVYGTIGAIAEQNEAKLRALLSRPVRRRARASAERKVKEFFRSCLDRAEIDRLGPRPMLEVIGECGGWDAPPDRRDINELLYKTQGVYSAAVLFSLTVSLDERNTSRYVIRIDQDGLTLPERTLYLGQDEESEKILAAYRLFMERLLTLLGAEHVEQKAQEILQLEQHLANITVSEYDDVRRDVGSMYHKVTLAELQRITPTLKWKRLLDRIFHDNFSEEEEVVLLATDYMHKVSNLIRVTPSRILHNYMLWRIVVVLSEHLSTPFRDAIHELSKEMEGNEKQLEPGKICLSQANKHFGMALGALFVEEHFSSASKAKVQQLVEDIKYILDQRLDELDWMDEETRRAARAKLRYMMVMIGYPDFLLKPEAIDKEYEFEVDEKTYFKNILNSIAFSIRLSVKKIRQEVDKSAWLLPPQALNAYYLPNKNQMVFPAGILQPTLYDPEFPQSLNYGGIGTIIGHELTHGYDDWGGQYDRHGNLVHWWTERSYSKFLKKAQCIVNLYDNFTVYNQRVNGKHTLGENIADMGGLKLAYYAYQKWVREHGPEHPLHHMKYTHDQLFFIAFAQNWCIKRRSQSIYLQVLTDKHAPEHYRVLGSVSQFEEFGRVFHCPKNSPMNPVHKCSVW, encoded by the exons ATGGAGAAGACCTACTCGCTGACAGCACACTATGATGAGTTTCAGGAGGTGAAGTACGTGAGCAAGTACCAGAGCGGGACCCTGCCCAACAGCTTTGCCCTCCAGCTGGGCGCGGGGGCCAAGAAGCGCCGTGGGGGGCTGCCGCGCTGGAGCCGCCGGGAGGTCTGTCTGCTCTCAGGGCTGGTCTTTGCTGCGGGGCTCTGCGTCATCTTGACGTGCATGTTGGTCCTCAAGTACCTGGCGGCCGAAGGGGACAGCTACTGCCTGGAGGGGTGCCAGGAGAAGAAGGCCTTCCTGCGGGCATCCCGCTTCCTAAGCGCCAACATGGATGCTACCATCGACCCTTGCCAGGACTTCTACTCCTTCGCCTGTGGCGGCTGGCTCCGGCGGCACGGCATCCCTGAGGACAAGCTGGTGTACGGCACCATCGGGGCCATCGCCGAGCAGAATGAGGCCAAGCTGCGGGCGCTGCTGAGCCGGCCCGTGCGGCGCCGAGCCCGTGCCTCGGCAGAGAGGAAGGTCAAGGAGTTTTTCCGCTCATGCCTGGACCGGGCTGAGATCGACCGGCTCGGCCCCCGGCCCATGCTGGAGGTCATCGGGGAGTGCGGTGGCTGGGATGCTCCTCCGGACCGCAGGGACATCAATGAGCTGCTCTACAAGACACAGGGGGTCTACAGTGCTGCCGTGCTCTTCTCCCTCACTGTCAGCCTGGACGAGAGGAACACTTCCCGCTACGTCATCCGG ATCGACCAGGACGGGCTGACCCTGCCCGAACGGACCCTCTACCTGGGGCAGGATGAGGAAAGCGAGAAG ATCTTGGCCGCATACCGACTGTTCATGGAGCGACTGCTCACCCTCCTGGGGGCTGAGCACGTGGAGCAGAAAGCCCAGGagatcctgcagctggagcagcacctcGCCAAT ATCACGGTGTCCGAGTACGACGACGTGCGGAGGGACGTTGGCAGTATGTACCACAAAGTGACCCTGGCCGAGCTGCAGCGCATCACTCCCACG ctcaAGTGGAAGCGCTTGCTGGACCGCATCTTCCATGACAACTTctcggaggaggaggaggtggtgctGCTGGCCACCGACTACATGCACAAGGTGTCCAACCTCATCCGTGTGACACCCAGCAG gaTCCTTCACAACTACATGCTGTGGCGCATTGTGGTGGTGCTGAGCGAGCACCTCTCCACCCCCTTCCGTGATGCCATCCACGAGCTCTCCAAGGAGATGGAGGGCAACGAGAAGCAGCTCGAGCCGGGTAAGATCTGCCTGAGCCAGGCCAACAAGCACTTCGGCATGGCCCTGGGAGCTCTCTTCGTTGAGGAGCACTTCTCCTCTGCCAGCAAAGCCAAG GTGCAGCAGCTGGTGGAGGACATCAAATACATCCTTGACCAGCGCCTGGATGAGCTGGACTGGATGGATGAGGAGACACGGAGAGCAGCCAGGGCCAAG CTCCGGTATATGATGGTGATGATTGGGTACCCTGATTTCCTCCTGAAGCCAGAGGCCATCGACAAGGAATATGAG tTTGAGGTGGATGAGAAGACCTACTTCAAGAACATCCTCAACAGCATTGCCTTCAGCATCAGGCTCTCGGTGAAGAAGATCCGGCAGGAGGTGGACAAGTCTGC gtggctgctgcctccccagGCACTGAACGCCTACTACCTGCCCAACAAGAACCAGATGG TGTTCCCTGCTGGCATCCTGCAGCCCACCCTCTACGACCCTGAGTTCCCGCA GTCGCTGAACTATGGTGGGATTGGCACCATCATCGGGCACGAGCTGACCCACGGCTACGATGACTGGG GGGGACAGTACGACCGGCACGGGAACCTGGTGCACTGGTGGACAGAGCGGTCGTACAGCAAGTTCCTGAAGAAGGCGCAGTGCATCGTCAACCTCTATGACAACTTCACCGTCTACAACCAGAGG GTGAATGGCAAACACACCCTGGGGGAGAACATTGCTGACATGGGGGGACTCAAGCTCGCCTACTAC GCCTACCAGAAGTGGGTGCGGGAGCACGGCCCTGAGCACCCCCTGCACCACATGAAATACACACACGACCAGCTCTTCTTCATTGCCTTTGCCCAG AACTGGTGCATCAAGCGGCGATCCCAGTCCATCTACCTGCAGGTGCTGACAGACAAGCACGCCCCGGAGCACTACAG GGTCTTGGGCAGTGTCTCACAGTTTGAGGAGTTTGGACGGGTTTTCCACTGCCCCAAGAACTCGCCCATGAACCCGGTGCACAAGTGTTCAGTGTGGTGA
- the LOC125330748 gene encoding intestinal-type alkaline phosphatase-like — protein MLNPSTHPARADPCPKSLPGSAGFTDTASSVGLSDLTMRLLASLTLCLWAGLSAAVIPAEEEIPSFWNKQAAAAIEASFKLQPRIRTAKNLILFLGDGFGIPTITATRILKGQQQGKLGPETPLALDAFPYVALSKTYNVDRQVPDSAGTATAYLCGVKGNYQTVGLSAAARHSQCNTTAGNEVFSVLQRARNAGKAVGIVTSTRVQHASPSGNYAHVVNRDWYADASMPQDARLQGCKDIAWQLVHNVDINVILGGGRKYMTPVGTPDPEYPTNSQQNGIREDGKNLIDMWLEARPGAHYVWNRTEMLAAAANSSVNYLMGLFEPGDMKYDLVRNTTLDPSLTEMMEAAISILSRNPKGFYLFVEGGRIDHGHHDGAAHKALTEAVEFDQAIERAGALTDEAETLTVITADHSHVFSFGGYTLRGSSIFGLAPKTAIDGKNYTSILYGNGPGYPGSDRPNVDLDKAMQFEYMQQAAVPLDSETHGGEDVAILAKGPMAHLFHGVQEQTYVAHVMAYAACIEPYTNCRQRDSAPGIRATPLALLLPVLLVPLFH, from the exons ATGCTGAACCCCTCCACACACCCTGCTAGGGCTGATCCCTGTCCAAAGTCCCTCCCCGGATCTGCTGGATTTACAGACACTGCCAGCAGCGTTGGGCTGTCAGATCTCACCATGCGGCTCCTGGCATCCCTCActctctgcctctgggcagGGCTCAGCGCTGCTGTCATCCCAG CGGAGGAGGAGATTCCATCCTTCTGGAAcaagcaggcagctgcagccatcGAAGCCTCCTTCAAACTCCAGCCCAGGATACGCACAGCCAAAAATCTCATCCTTTTCCTTGGGGATG GATTCGGGATCCCCACCATCACAGCCACACGCATCCTaaaggggcagcagcaggggaagcTGGGCCCTGAGACCCCTCTTGCCCTGGATGCTTTTCCCTACGTGGCTCTCTCCAAG ACCTACAATGTGGACAGGCAGGTCCCCGACAGCGCGGGGACAGCCACCGCCTATCTCTGCGGGGTGAAGGGCAACTACCAGACCGTGGGGTTGAGCGCGGCTGCCCGCCACTCGCAGTGCAACACCACAGCTGGCAACGAGGTGTTCTCAGTGCTGCAGCGAGCCCGCAATGCTG GGAAGGCGGTGGGCATCGTGACCTCGACGCGGGTGCAGCATGCGTCGCCCTCAGGGAACTACGCGCACGTAGTGAACCGGGACTGGTACGCGGACGCCAGCATGCCCCAGGACGCGCGGCTGCAGGGCTGCAAGGACATCGCCTGGCAGCTGGTCCACAACGTCGACATCAAC GTGATCCTGGGTGGCGGTCGGAAATACATGACCCCTGTGGGGACGCCGGACCCTGAGTACCCCACCAACAGCCAGCAGAATGGGATACGCGAGGATGGGAAAAACCTCATCGACATGTGGCTGGAGGCACGGCCG GGTGCCCACTATGTCTGGAACAGGACAGAGATGCTGGCTGCTGCCGCCAACTCCAGTGTGAATTATTTGATGG GTCTCTTTGAACCTGGAGACATGAAGTACGACCTGGTGCGTAACACCACCCTGGACCCATCACTCACAGAGATGATGGAGGCAGCCATCTCCATCCTGAGCAGGAATCCCAAAGGCTTCTACCTCTTTGTGGAAG GTGGCAGAATCGACCACGGCCACCACGACGGCGCAGCCCATAAGGCACTGACGGAGGCGGTGGAGTTCGACCAGGCCATCGAGCGGGCAGGTGCCCTGACAGACGAGGCTGAGACCCTCACCGTCATCACCGCTGACCACTCGCACGTCTTCTCCTTTGGTGGCTACACCCTGCGTGGCTCCTCCATTTTCG GTCTGGCCCCCAAGACAGCCATTGACGGGAAGAACTACACATCCATCCTCTATGGGAATGGGCCAGGATACCCAGGCTCTGACCGGCCCAACGTGGACCTAGACAAAGCCA tgcAGTTCGAGTACATGCAACAGGCGGCTGTGCCCCTCGACTCGGAGACCCACGGCGGTGAGGATGTGGCCATTCTGGCCAAGGGCCCCATGGCCCAcctcttccacggggtgcaggAGCAGACCTACGTGGCCCATGTCATGGCCTACGCCGCCTGCATCGAGCCCTACACCAACTGCCGCCAGCGGGACTCTGCCCCTGGTATCCGCGCCACccccctggccctgctcctgcccgtCCTCCTTGTGCCCCTCTTCCACTGA